In Fusarium oxysporum f. sp. lycopersici 4287 chromosome 2, whole genome shotgun sequence, a genomic segment contains:
- a CDS encoding acetyl-CoA C-acetyltransferase yields MSPAQLRSAGRLAQLAGHVNGARQFSTRPALRKEIQDAYILSAARTPTAKFNGSFLSVSAPKLGAVAIKSALEKSKVPVEKITDVYMGNVLQGSVGQAPARQAAIFAGLPKEIEATTINKVCASGLKAVALAAQNIQLGLSEAQIAGGMENMSQVPYYVPRASGLPAFGHVKMEDGLIKDGLTDVYDQFHMGNCAENTVKNYKITREQQDEYAIQSYRNAQKAWADKAFADEIAPVTVKSRKGETVIDTDEGFNEVKFDKIPTLKPAFVRDGSGTVTAANSSTLNDGASALVLGSKAIAQQYGSGSRVLAKICGYADAATSPIDFPIAPAKAVPIALERAGITKDQVAIWEFNEAFASVILANSKILGLEGAKVNPLGGAISLGHALGSSGSRILTTLLHQLKPGEYGVAAICNGGGAATALVVQRVESV; encoded by the exons ATGTCTCCTGCTCAACTAAGATCCGCTGGCCGGCTGGCCCAGCTTGCTGGACATGTGAATGGCGCGCGACAGTTCTCTACACGGCCGGCTCTGCGTAAAGAGATTCAGGACGCCTATATCCTGAGCGCCGCTCGAACTCCTACAGCAAAG TTCAACGGCTCGTTCCTGTCAGTATCGGCTCCTAAGCTCGGCGCTGTCGCTATCAAGTCCGCCCTGGAAAAGTCAAAGGTCCCCGTCGAGAAGATCACCGATGTATACATGGGCAACGTTCTCCAAGGCTCTGTTGGCCAAGCGCCCGCTCGACAGGCCGCCATCTTCGCTGGTCTGCCCAAGGAGATCGAGGCTACCACAATTAACAAGGTCTGCGCTTCTGGACTGAAGGCCGTTGCTCTGGCCGCTCAGAACATCCAGCTGGGTCTCTCTGAGGCTCAGATCGCTGGTGGAATGGAGAACATGTCACAGGTTCCATACTACGTGCCCCGCGCCAGTGGTCTTCCTGCTTTTGGCCACgtgaagatggaggatgGTCTTATTAAGGACGGACTTACTGATGTTTATGATCAATTCCATATGGGCAACTGCGCCGAGAACACTGTCAAGAACTACAAGATCACCCGCGAGCAGCAGGACGAGTACGCTATCCAGTCATACCGCAATGCGCAAAAGGCTTGGGCCGACAAGGCCTTTGCTGACGAGATCGCCCCCGTTACCGTCAAGTCACGAAAGGGCGAGACTGTTATCGACACCGATGAGGGATTCAACGAGGTCAAGTTCGACAAGATCCCTACCCTGAAGCCTGCTTTCGTTCGTGACGGAAGTGGCACTGTCACCGCCGCCAACTCATCGACTCTTAACGATGGTGCTAGTGCTCTTGTTCTCGGAAGCAAGGCCATTGCCCAACAGTATGGCTCTGGCTCGCGCGTTCTGGCCAAGATCTGCGGTTACGCTGATGCTGCCACTTCTCCCATTGACTTTCCTATCGCTCCCGCCAAGGCTGTCCCCATCGCTCTCGAGCGTGCCGGTATCACCAAGGATCAGGTTGCCATCTGGGAGTTCAACGAGGCTTTCGCCAGTGTGATCCTGGCCAACTCTAAGATTCTGGGTCTTGAGGGTGCCAAGGTTAACCCTCTGGGTGGTGCTATCTCACTTGGCCATGCTCTTGGCAGCTCTGGTTCACGAATCTTGACAACTCTGCTACATCAGCTTAAGCCTGGTGAGTATGGTGTTGCTGCTATTTGCAACGGTGGTGGTGCTGCGACTGCACTGGTTGTCCAGCGTGTTGAGTCTGTATAA
- a CDS encoding murein transglycosylase, whose translation MRLINLSAALLGALSAPSMVAGKQHGHRHNGFEHLRQHLPVQSSTLEKRGGQCQFPTDDPNMVAVTPDAKNAGWAMSPDQECKPGSYCPFACKPGMVMNQWDPDSTYEYPASMNGGLFCNKNGEIEKPFEGKPNCVSGTGSIEAVNKCGSKMSWCQTVLPGNEAMLIPTLVTSSATLAVPGSSYWCSTAAHFYINPPGTGEEGCIWGTESEPIGNWSPYVAGANTESNGQTFVKIGWNPIWEDSALKSKLPDFGVEIQCPDGGCNGLPCRIDPAKGEGNVGSSLSAKGAGGAAFCVVTVQKGSTAQIVAFSSGKGSSGGDDDDDEEAESSTAEAEPSTTAEAKVTTSEEPVVSTTKEPSTTAEPTTSALPTTTSSTSTTTTSVETTSSAETSSTTEQETSSDTTTEEPTSTIFTSATSKTTKHKSTKKVYPTVKPGIFRENGTSTYSSSESEETAAATEVDSGAAPTQSKENEAGRHQGNTAVAGLVVAFIAAACFF comes from the exons ATGAGACTCATCAACCTTTCGGCTGCCCTTCTGGGCGCCTTGTCTGCGCCATCAATGGTCGCTGGCAAGCAACACGGTCACCGTCACAATGGTTTTGAGCACTTACGACAACATCTTCCCGTTCAGTCTTCGACTCTTGAGAAGCGTGGTGGACAATGCCAGTTCCCTACCGATGACCCCAACATGGTCGCCGTCACTCCCGATGCGAAGAACGCCGGTTGGGCTATGAGCCCCGATCAGGAGTGCAAGCCTGGGTCTTACTGCCCTTTTGCCTGCAAGCCCGGTATGGTTATGAACCAATGGGATCCGGATTCCACTTATGAGTATCCCGCTTCAATG AACGGAGGTCTCTTCTGTAACAAGAATGGTGAAATTGAGAAGCCTTTCGAGGGCAAGCCCAACTGTGTTTCTGGCACTGGTTCCATTGAGGCTGTTAACAAGTGTGGTTCCAAGATGTCTTGGTGCCAGACTGTCCTGCCTGGTAACGAAGCTATGCTTATCCCTACTCTTGTCACTTCTAGCGCCACTCTGGCTGTTCCCGGATCTTCGTACTGGTGCTCCACCGCTGCTCA CTTCTACATCAACCCCCCTGGCACTGGTGAGGAGGGCTGCATCTGGGGTACCGAGTCTGAGCCCATTGGTAACTGGAGCCCCTACGTTGCCGGTGCTAATACTGAGTCCAACGGTCAGACTTTTGTCAAGATTGGTTGGAACCCTATCTGGGAGGACTCGGCTCTGAAGAGCAAGCTGCCCGACTTCGGTGTTGAGATCCAGTGCCCCGACGGTGGTTGCAATGGTCTTCCTTGCAGGATCGACCCTGCTAAGGGTGAGGGCAATGTTGGCAGCAGCCTTTCCGCTAAGGGTGCTGGTGGCGCTGCCTTCTGTGTCGTCACCGTCCAGAAGGGTAGCACTGCTCAGATCGTTGCCTTCTCCTCTGGCAAAGGTTCATCCGGcggtgatgacgatgacgatgaagaggccgAGTCTTCGACCGCTGAGGCTGAACCCTCTACTACAGCCGAGGCCAAGGTCACCACTTCTGAGGAACCTGTTGTCTCTACCACCAAGGAGCCTTCGACTACCGCTGAGCCCACCACTTCGGCACTCCCTACCACCACTTCCTcaacctccaccaccactaCTAGTGTTGAGACTACCTCTTCTGCTGAGACTAGCAGCACCACCGAGCAAGAGACTTCCTCCGATACCACCACGGAGGAGCCTACCTCAACCATCTTCACTTCTGCTACTtccaagaccaccaagcaCAAGTCCACCAAGAAGGTCTACCCTACTGTCAAGCCTGGTATCTTCCGTGAGAACGGAACCTCAACCTACAGCTCCTCCGAGTCCGAGGAGACCGCTGCCGCCACTGAGGTCGACTCTGGAGCAGCTCCCACTCAGTCCAAGGAAAACGAGGCAGGTCGCCACCAAGGCAACACTGCTGTCGCTGGCCTTGTCGTCGCATTCATCGCCGCCGCTTGTTTCTTCTAA
- a CDS encoding ubiquitin-conjugating enzyme E2 2, translated as MSTAARRRLMRDFKRMQTDPPAGVSASPVPDNVMTWNAVIIGPADTPFEDGTFRLVMQFEEQYPNKPPQVKFISQMFHPNVYATGELCLDILQNRWSPTYDVAAVLTSIQSLLNDPNTGSPANVEASNLYKDNRKEYTKRVRETVEKSWED; from the exons ATGTCTACCGCTGCTCGTCGCCGTCTCATGCGAGACTTCAAG CGCATGCAGACCGATCCTCCCGCTGGTGTCTCTGCTTCACCTGTACCAGATAATGTCATGACCTG GAACGCCGTCATCATCGGCCCCGCAGACACCCCCTTTGAAGATGGCACCTTTCGACTTGTGATGCAGTTCGAAGAGCAATATCCCAACAAGCCTCCCcaagtcaagttcatcagCCAGATGTTCCACCCCAACGTCTACGCCACCGGAGAGCTTTGTCTCGACATTCTGCAAAATCGATGGAGTCCTACGTACGATGTCGCCGCTGTCTTGACCAGTATTCAAAG TTTACTTAACGACCCTAACACTGGTTCACCTGCGAACGTCGAAGCTTCCAACCTATACAAGGACAACCGAAAGGAATACACCAAGCGTGTCAGAGAGACGGTGGAGAAGAGCTGGGAAGACTGA